A region of Vitis riparia cultivar Riparia Gloire de Montpellier isolate 1030 chromosome 1, EGFV_Vit.rip_1.0, whole genome shotgun sequence DNA encodes the following proteins:
- the LOC117917423 gene encoding protein TIFY 6B-like isoform X1 has product MERDFMGLSSKEPLAVVKEEIIEGGKDSAFTKGSGIQWPFSNKISALPHFMSFKTAQEDKSKKVASDSLVTSGFDPSNKCPAGEMQKAVNPDRQGGSFAVTAYPVQHDSHLMNHHPHDVKMFPVSNQTISVSMGNPFFKTHFAAAGQNMVGAALKQQLLGGIPVSAPHGILPSAGSFAGITEPWNNFKTSGSPTQLTIFYAGTVNVYDDISPEKAQAIMFLAGNGASMASRMGQPRAQVQTPASKLAAGDGVLANQPMNISPCSGLSSPISVSSHPVAQSGSGSTSTEEVLAAKTTGVSATPVTKLDSPKRLSVAATPMMPSAVPQARKASLARFLEKRKERVMSTAPYNISKKSPECATPGSNGMSYTASSGAGASAGAAALSANKA; this is encoded by the exons ATGGAGAGAGATTTCATGGGTTTGAGTTCAAAAGAGCCCCTGGCTGTTGTGAAAGAGGAGATTATTGAAGGAGGTAAAGACTCAG CATTTACTAAAGGTTCGGGAATACAGTGGCCCTTTTCAAACAAGATCTCTGCACTTCCTCATTTCATGTCTTTTAAGACTGCGCAAGAAGACAAGTCCAAAAAGGTTGCATCTGATTCCCTTGTGACTTCTGGATTTGACCCAAGTAACAAATGCCCAGCTGGTGAAATGCAG AAAGCAGTCAATCCCGATAGGCAAGGTGGAAGTTTTGCAGTGACAGCTTATCCTGTGCAACATGATTCACATTTAATGAATCATCATCCTCATGATGTCAAGATGTTTCCAGTCTCAAACCAAACGATTTCAGTTTCCATGGGCAACCCCTTTTTCAAGACCCATTTTGCTGCAGCTGGTCAGAACATGGTTGGTGCTGCCCTGAAGCAACAATTACTTGGAGGAATTCCTGTTTCAGCTCCACATGGAATTCTGCCCTCTGCTGGTTCTTTTGCTGGAATCACTGAACCATG GAATAATTTTAAGACATCTGGATCTCCTACCCAATTGACCATCTTTTATGCTGGTACAGTGAATGTCTATGATGATATCTCGCCTGAGaag GCTCAGGCTATCATGTTCTTGGCTGGGAATGGGGCTTCCATGGCTTCTAGAATGGGGCAACCGAGAGCTCAAGTCCAGACACCTGCTTCAAAGCTGGCAGCAGGTGATGGCGTCCTTGCAAACCAGCCCATGAATATATCACCTTGCTCTGGTCTCTCAAGCCCCATATCCGTTTCTTCACATCCTGTTGCTCAGTCTGGGAGTGGATCTACTAGCACCGAGGAAGTGTTGGCTGCTAAAACCACAGGGGTTTCTGCCACTCCTGTTACCAAATTGGATTCCCCTAAAAGACTCTCTGTTGCTGCAACACCTATGATGCCATCAG CTGTTCCTCAAGCTCGCAAAGCATCCTTGGCTCGGTTTTTGGAGAAGCGCAAGGAGAG GGTGATGAGCACAGCGCCATACAATATCAGCAAGAAATCCCCTGAATGTGCCACCCCAGGATCTAATGGCATGAGTTACACAGCGAGTTCTGGTGCAGGTGCAAGTGCTGGTGCTGCTGCTCTTTCGGCTAACAAGGCGTAG
- the LOC117917423 gene encoding protein TIFY 6B-like isoform X2 translates to MERDFMGLSSKEPLAVVKEEIIEGAFTKGSGIQWPFSNKISALPHFMSFKTAQEDKSKKVASDSLVTSGFDPSNKCPAGEMQKAVNPDRQGGSFAVTAYPVQHDSHLMNHHPHDVKMFPVSNQTISVSMGNPFFKTHFAAAGQNMVGAALKQQLLGGIPVSAPHGILPSAGSFAGITEPWNNFKTSGSPTQLTIFYAGTVNVYDDISPEKAQAIMFLAGNGASMASRMGQPRAQVQTPASKLAAGDGVLANQPMNISPCSGLSSPISVSSHPVAQSGSGSTSTEEVLAAKTTGVSATPVTKLDSPKRLSVAATPMMPSAVPQARKASLARFLEKRKERVMSTAPYNISKKSPECATPGSNGMSYTASSGAGASAGAAALSANKA, encoded by the exons ATGGAGAGAGATTTCATGGGTTTGAGTTCAAAAGAGCCCCTGGCTGTTGTGAAAGAGGAGATTATTGAAGGAG CATTTACTAAAGGTTCGGGAATACAGTGGCCCTTTTCAAACAAGATCTCTGCACTTCCTCATTTCATGTCTTTTAAGACTGCGCAAGAAGACAAGTCCAAAAAGGTTGCATCTGATTCCCTTGTGACTTCTGGATTTGACCCAAGTAACAAATGCCCAGCTGGTGAAATGCAG AAAGCAGTCAATCCCGATAGGCAAGGTGGAAGTTTTGCAGTGACAGCTTATCCTGTGCAACATGATTCACATTTAATGAATCATCATCCTCATGATGTCAAGATGTTTCCAGTCTCAAACCAAACGATTTCAGTTTCCATGGGCAACCCCTTTTTCAAGACCCATTTTGCTGCAGCTGGTCAGAACATGGTTGGTGCTGCCCTGAAGCAACAATTACTTGGAGGAATTCCTGTTTCAGCTCCACATGGAATTCTGCCCTCTGCTGGTTCTTTTGCTGGAATCACTGAACCATG GAATAATTTTAAGACATCTGGATCTCCTACCCAATTGACCATCTTTTATGCTGGTACAGTGAATGTCTATGATGATATCTCGCCTGAGaag GCTCAGGCTATCATGTTCTTGGCTGGGAATGGGGCTTCCATGGCTTCTAGAATGGGGCAACCGAGAGCTCAAGTCCAGACACCTGCTTCAAAGCTGGCAGCAGGTGATGGCGTCCTTGCAAACCAGCCCATGAATATATCACCTTGCTCTGGTCTCTCAAGCCCCATATCCGTTTCTTCACATCCTGTTGCTCAGTCTGGGAGTGGATCTACTAGCACCGAGGAAGTGTTGGCTGCTAAAACCACAGGGGTTTCTGCCACTCCTGTTACCAAATTGGATTCCCCTAAAAGACTCTCTGTTGCTGCAACACCTATGATGCCATCAG CTGTTCCTCAAGCTCGCAAAGCATCCTTGGCTCGGTTTTTGGAGAAGCGCAAGGAGAG GGTGATGAGCACAGCGCCATACAATATCAGCAAGAAATCCCCTGAATGTGCCACCCCAGGATCTAATGGCATGAGTTACACAGCGAGTTCTGGTGCAGGTGCAAGTGCTGGTGCTGCTGCTCTTTCGGCTAACAAGGCGTAG
- the LOC117917760 gene encoding plant UBX domain-containing protein 2 isoform X1 yields MDDMKDKVKGFMKKVNSPFSSSSSGKFKGQGRVLGSSSSGPSNPIHTRPSLPVETKPKPPSVAPPNPRPLPQTTLASDQRKSNSDQNKSNFQHNSKPVDGFDPFDSLVTSGKRSKHGYSLNVFECPICGQSFTSEEETTIHVDSCVNSGVEHNDNQYSSELSNGDNGSTQLEDRVGVFLSGKPSEGSVEVVLKLLRNIAKEPGNAKFRRIRMGNPKIREAISEVVGGVELLECVGFQLREEGGEMWAVMESATKDHIVLINMAVSLLEPQKMENSSSPVSPADVEEPVELKKVDRQIRVFFSVPESVAAKIELPDSFFNLSIGELKREADARKKKIAESQLLIPKSYKEKQAKIARRRYTKTVIRVQFPDGVVLQGVFAPWEPTSALYEFVSSALKEPCLEFDLLHPVVIKRRVIPHFPAAGDRATTLDEEELVPSALIKFKPIETDSVVFTGLRNELLEISEPLINDSAVAQA; encoded by the exons atggatgatatgaaggaCAAAGTCAAGGGTTTCATGAAGAAAGTCAACAGCCCCTTCTCTTCATCTTCCTCTGGTAAATTCAAGGGCCAAGGCAGAGTCTTGGGTTCATCTTCTTCAGGGCCCAGTAATCCCATCCATACCCGACCTTCTCTACCCGTCGAAACCAAGCCTAAACCGCCCTCCGTGGCTCCGCCCAATCCCAGGCCTCTCCCTCAAACAACACTTGCTTCTGATCAGCGCAAGTCCAATTCCGATCAGAATAAGTCCAATTTTCAGCACAATAGCAAACCGGTGGACGGGTTTGATCCATTTGACTCATTGGTCACTTCTGGGAAACGATCGAAACATGGGTATTCCTTGAATGTGTTCGAGTGTCCTATTTGCGGTCAATCCTTCACGTCTGAGGAAGAGACCACGATTCATGTCGATAGCTGTGTAAATAGTGGGGTTGAGCATAATGATAATCAGTATTCTTCAGAATTGTCCAATGGTGATAATGGTTCAACTCAATTGGAGGATCGGGTAGGCGTTTTTCTATCGGGTAAGCCTTCAGAGGGTTCCGTCGAGGTTGTTCTCAAGTTGTTGAGGAATATAGCTAAAGAACCAGGAAATGCCAAGTTCCGTAGAATTCGGATGGGTAATCCAAAGATAAGGGAAGCCATTAGCGAGGTTGTGGGAGGGGTTGAGCTGTTGGAGTGTGTCGGATTTCAATTGCGAGAGGAGGGTGGGGAGATGTGGGCCGTGATGGAATCTGCTACAAAGGATCACATTGTTCTTATTAATATGGCAGTATCATTATTGGAACCGCAAAAGATGGAGAATTCATCTTCTCCAGTTTCTCCGGCTGATGTAGAAGAGCCCGTTGAGCTGAAAAAGGTCGACAGGCAG ATCCGGGTTTTCTTTTCTGTGCCTGAGAGCGTAGCAGCAAAAATTGAGCTGCCAGATTCTTTTTTCAACCTCTCGATTGGAGAGCTGAAAAGAGAAGccgatgcaaggaagaaaaagatTGCAGAATCTCAGCTTTTGATCCCCAAGTCATACAAGGAAAAACAGGCAAAAATTGCAAGGAGGAGGTACACAAAAACTGTTATTCGGGTCCAGTTTCCTGATGGAGTTGTGCTCCAAGGTGTCTTTGCTCCTTGGGAACCAACCAGTGCTCTCTATGAG ttTGTAAGCTCTGCACTAAAAGAACCATGTTTGGAGTTTGACCTGTTACATCCTGTGGTTATTAAACGTCGGGTGATACCGCATTTTCCTGCAGCAGGAGATAGAGCCACAACTTTAGATGAAGAGGAACTGGTCCCCTCTGCTCTTATCAAGTTCAAACCCATTGAGACAGATTCTGTTGTTTTCACTGGTCTTCGGAATGAACTGCTTGAAATCAGTGAACCACTCATAAATGATTCAGCAGTTGCTCAAGCATAA
- the LOC117917760 gene encoding plant UBX domain-containing protein 2 isoform X2 gives MDDMKDKVKGFMKKVNSPFSSSSSGKFKGQGRVLGSSSSGPSNPIHTRPSLPVETKPKPPSVAPPNPRPLPQTTLASDQRKSNSDQNKSNFQHNSKPVDGFDPFDSLVTSGKRSKHGYSLNVFECPICGQSFTSEEETTIHVDSCVNSGVEHNDNQYSSELSNGDNGSTQLEDRVGVFLSGKPSEGSVEVVLKLLRNIAKEPGNAKFRRIRMGNPKIREAISEVVGGVELLECVGFQLREEGGEMWAVMESATKDHIVLINMAVSLLEPQKMENSSSPVSPADVEEPVELKKVDRQIRVFFSVPESVAAKIELPDSFFNLSIGELKREADARKKKIAESQLLIPKSYKEKQAKIARRRYTKTVIRVQFPDGVVLQGVFAPWEPTSALYEQEIEPQL, from the exons atggatgatatgaaggaCAAAGTCAAGGGTTTCATGAAGAAAGTCAACAGCCCCTTCTCTTCATCTTCCTCTGGTAAATTCAAGGGCCAAGGCAGAGTCTTGGGTTCATCTTCTTCAGGGCCCAGTAATCCCATCCATACCCGACCTTCTCTACCCGTCGAAACCAAGCCTAAACCGCCCTCCGTGGCTCCGCCCAATCCCAGGCCTCTCCCTCAAACAACACTTGCTTCTGATCAGCGCAAGTCCAATTCCGATCAGAATAAGTCCAATTTTCAGCACAATAGCAAACCGGTGGACGGGTTTGATCCATTTGACTCATTGGTCACTTCTGGGAAACGATCGAAACATGGGTATTCCTTGAATGTGTTCGAGTGTCCTATTTGCGGTCAATCCTTCACGTCTGAGGAAGAGACCACGATTCATGTCGATAGCTGTGTAAATAGTGGGGTTGAGCATAATGATAATCAGTATTCTTCAGAATTGTCCAATGGTGATAATGGTTCAACTCAATTGGAGGATCGGGTAGGCGTTTTTCTATCGGGTAAGCCTTCAGAGGGTTCCGTCGAGGTTGTTCTCAAGTTGTTGAGGAATATAGCTAAAGAACCAGGAAATGCCAAGTTCCGTAGAATTCGGATGGGTAATCCAAAGATAAGGGAAGCCATTAGCGAGGTTGTGGGAGGGGTTGAGCTGTTGGAGTGTGTCGGATTTCAATTGCGAGAGGAGGGTGGGGAGATGTGGGCCGTGATGGAATCTGCTACAAAGGATCACATTGTTCTTATTAATATGGCAGTATCATTATTGGAACCGCAAAAGATGGAGAATTCATCTTCTCCAGTTTCTCCGGCTGATGTAGAAGAGCCCGTTGAGCTGAAAAAGGTCGACAGGCAG ATCCGGGTTTTCTTTTCTGTGCCTGAGAGCGTAGCAGCAAAAATTGAGCTGCCAGATTCTTTTTTCAACCTCTCGATTGGAGAGCTGAAAAGAGAAGccgatgcaaggaagaaaaagatTGCAGAATCTCAGCTTTTGATCCCCAAGTCATACAAGGAAAAACAGGCAAAAATTGCAAGGAGGAGGTACACAAAAACTGTTATTCGGGTCCAGTTTCCTGATGGAGTTGTGCTCCAAGGTGTCTTTGCTCCTTGGGAACCAACCAGTGCTCTCTATGAG CAGGAGATAGAGCCACAACTTTAG